The following are from one region of the Ptychodera flava strain L36383 chromosome 15, AS_Pfla_20210202, whole genome shotgun sequence genome:
- the LOC139151323 gene encoding chitobiosyldiphosphodolichol beta-mannosyltransferase-like, translated as MVSMAEVVETVAIFIAGALAAAAVFAIDQGGMYLLLALLAVFLVVCMAIRWPAMEKRVCLLVLGDIGRSPRMQYHALSFAKHGYHVDLIGYGGSKPHDEIVQNEKIVMHPMHEPPSLPAFLPRIFHYASKVVLQAAMLTVYLMLGIPRAKIIMLQNPPAIPSIAVAWLIGLLRGSHIVIDWHNYGYSILSLSLGARHILVKFSKWYEKMFGRLSSANICVTNAMREDLEKNWGIVAHTMYDRPPLIFQETDLDKQHDLFLRLSGEHPVFGSDQPNQTAFTESTSNGVKSQPDRPALLVSSTSWTEDEDFSILLTALEKYEKACVAKETHLPNVVCAITGKGPMKEHYKSVIATKHFKHVHICTPWLVAEDYPRLLGSADLGICLHTSSSGLDLPMKVVDMFGCGLPVCAIHFNCLHELVKHEENGLVFHHENELAEQLQDLLSDFPSNQKRLQSFRENLQSFQRLRWDECWNQSVLPIVEKLSAQ; from the exons ATGGTATCAATGGCGGAGGTCGTAGAAACAGTTGCAATATTCATTGCTGGCGCACTGGCAGCAGCGGCAGTGTTTGCCATAGATCAAGGAGGAATGTACCTCCTTTTGGCCTTACTAGCGGTGTTTCTGGTTGTGTGTATGGCGATTCGATGGCCAGCTATGGAAAAACGAGTGTGCCTTCTTGTGCTTGGCGACATTGGGCGAAGTCCTCGTATGCAATACCACGCACTGTCCTTCGCAAAACATGGATACCACGTCGACCTGATTGGATACGGAG GTTCAAAGCCTCATGATGAAATTGTACAGAATGAGAAGATTGTTATGCATCCAATGCATGAACCACCTAGTCTTCCAGCGT TTTTACCCAGGATATTTCACTATGCATCTAAAGTCGTTCTACAAGCAGCAATGCTGACAGTCTATCTCATGCTAGGTATCCCCAGGGCCAAAATTATAATGCTCCAG AATCCGCCCGCCATCCCCAGCATAGCTGTGGCATGGTTGATTGGGCTTCTtagaggcagccatattgtcatAGACTGGCACAACTACGGATACAGTATACTCAGCTTGTCCCTGGGTGCCAGGCACatacttgtcaaattttcaaaatg gtatgaaaaaatgtttggaaGATTGTCGTCTGCAAACATCTGCGTCACAAATGCCATGCGAGAAGATTTGGAGAAAAACTGGGGAATAGTGGCACACACTATGTATGATAGGCCACCTCTGATATTCCAAGAAACTGACTTGGATAAACAACATGAT CTGTTCCTGAGATTGTCAGGGGAACATCCGGTCTTTGGGTCGGATCAGCCAAACCAAACTGCATTTACAGAAAGCACGTCCAACGGAGTGAAGTCCCAACCGGACAGACCAGCGCTGCTTGTCAGCAGCACAAGTTGGACTGAAGACGAGGACTTCTCAATACTGCTGACAGCCTTAGAAA AATATGAAAAGGCATGTGTTGCTAAGGAGACTCACCTACCGAACGTGGTATGTGCCATCACTGGCAAAGGACCAATGAAAGAACACTACAAAAGCGTCATAGCAACCAAACATTTCAAACATGTCCATATATGTACGCCGTGGTTGGTCGCTGAGGACTACCCCAGGTTGTTAG GTTCAGCTGATCTAGGTATTTGTCTACATACCTCATCGAGTGGCTTGGATCTACCAATGAAGGTGGTCGACATGTTTGGGTGTGGACTGCCAGTATGTGCCATACATTTTAATTG TCTTCATGAATTGGTCAAACACGAAGAGAATGGTTTAGTTTtccatcatgaaaatgaattagCTGAACAACTACAG gatCTTTTATCAGATTTCCCTAGCAACCAGAAACGCCTTCAGTCATTCAGGGAGAATCTGCAGAGCTTTCAGAGACTACGATGGGACGAATGTTGGAATCAGTCCGTCTTACCTATTGTGGAAAAGCTGTCAGCACAGTGA